The window CTCCTCACCTTCTTTGACGGCTTCAATGTGCAGAGCAAGTGGGTCCCCCGCAcccaattttttgtttatcaGTGAGACTGCGAATCCTGCCTCCGTCCCCATCGCGAACCGCCGTGTCATCCCTGAACTCTGGCATTTCACCTCCAGAAACTACCCACCCATTCACAAATTACAATCAGACTTCCCTTCCGTACAAATTCGATCcatcggatgagagagagagagagagagagagagagagagggagagggaggggcATTACCGGAGTAGGAGTAGGAGGTTGTGCTTCATCCatggaaatttggatgatcaagTCAAAGGAACTCTGAAGCAACTTATTTTGGACTGGACTGTATTTTAAAGCTCCGATGATCACGTGACCGTCACACATAAAATTGTAATTTGATATATTTTGTAACCAAATAAATCAAAATGagattttcttcaaaaaaaaaaaaaaaaaaaaaagaaaaaatcaaaatgAGACCACTCACTATTACAGTCTGATGAAGTTTTTAGTAAAACGTCTTAAGTTTAAATATAATGAATTATAAATTTGAGATCATATATTATGGTATCAAGCTTCCATGTCTTAGCCAAATTCATCGCCTTAGTATAAATGTACCActatgtttaaaaaataaaaaaaaccgacTATATTATACAGCCTCCATGTTGTGGTGATGTTCAAAATGGTCTatgaagtttcaattttttcatattattttctaaggttttaaAATTGAATCAATTTACATATTTTGTCTTAAAATGATTGAATAGTGAGCATGAAACTCATAATTAAGTTGACGTGTAAGCCACATGTGCACCACATTAACTTAAATACTcttcaatttaattaaatagacgttcaataaaaaaaaagtgtcaATAGATACAATTTCAAAATTGTATAAGACAATGTGAGAAATTTAAAATCTTATGACTCATTttaaaaagagtaaattgtaacaatgatctcttaactttaacttaattggagcaatggtccctcaactaaaaattcattactattggtctctcaactcatcaaaacgtgcagctatggtctcTCAAcgaaaaatctattaccattaatcattcaactttaatccaactagAGAAATTGTTCCTTAGCTTTAATCtaattagagcaatggtccctcaactttaaccaaattgtagcaatgttctttctaacataactcattttgaaaAATTCTAACAaatttgacgaaaatgaccataactatacgttttgatgagttgagggaccccaattgtagcaatgtttCTTCCAACATaattcattttgacaaaattctaacgaagttgacaaaaatgaccatagctacacattttaattagttgagggactaatgataatgaatttttagttaagggactattgcttcaatttaattaaagttGATGAACTATTGttataatttattcttttaaaAATTACCTTAAATTTGAAGGCGTAAAATAAAGTTAGCCCAAAATAATAAGAACCGGAAATTTGGAACTTggggggaaaagaaaaaaaaggcggGGTCTTTAAACCCTTATAATTTCTGCAGACTGCAGCAGGCTTTCTTCGCCCTTTCATTTCTCTCACCTCAAAAGCTCGAAACATGAGAGCTGGAACCGGTGAGTTTATCTTCCAATGTACTCCATTTCTGGGTAATTTCTCCTTCTaccataattatttttttattgtcacCATctagaagggaaaaaaaatggaaactttGGAAGATTTTGTGCCCTAACTGGAACTTTATTTGTGTGTAATGAAAAGGATAATTCTTTTTGGTTACCTAGCAAGTTTGATGATTTTTGTCCATGCCCAAATggagaatttttatttttgtatattttttttgttaggggTGTGAGTGATAAAAGCATAAATCTGTAAATTGGGTGATGGGTATTTGCAGCCTTCCATTTCTTAAAATTGCAAGTCTAACTCTGGGCCTGTGGCATATAAGTTGAAAATTACCAGAAAATAGTGATGACATTGACATGTACATTGATCCCCAGATTTATGTCTTGGGAAAGTTTTGTCATCATGGGCTGGTTGCGACTAGTTCATATTGTCATTTAACAAGCCACATCCAACAAGAACAACAACAAACCCTTATCCCACGAAATggggtcggctgtatgaatcctagaacgccactgCACTCAATATCCTAGAAaaccacatatatatacatatacatacatgagTGTTGAGATTTGTAGCCGATTATACCTCATTTTCTGTTATTTagattagaaatagttgaagaaCCACCGAATTTTAGCATCACCAAATCCTTTCTATAGGTAGGGTTCTAATAACACGGAAGTACATTGTGGAGTGGGCCACATATTGTGCCCCTTTTGTGAGCTAAGGTAAGGGACTCTTAGCAGTTTGGATACTAAATATTCTGAGTGTGTATGTTTTCTGTAGCATTAGGCAGACAAATATATGTTGTATTTAACTAATATACTTTCAGTTCCCAattttgattttatgggtctCCGATTCCTTGCAATTTCTGATGCTTTGAGGTTATTTGTGAGAATTATTTGATACTTTTGATGCTGTGTTGATTGTTACTGCAATGttctaatttatattttcaGACTCAATTTGATTCATAGGGTTGAGATGGACGATGATTCAACTCCGCATCCTACTTCTGTTGAAACTCCCCGAACTAACCAGCCTCAACCAGTTCCTAAATTCAGTGCGGGCGTTAAGGGAAAACAACCTGGATCACTACCAAATGATTCAACTCCTCGTCCTAATTCTGTTGAAACTTCCCGAACTAACCAGCTTCCACCAGTTCCTAAATTCAGTGCGGGCGTCAAGGGAAAACAACCTGGATCACTACCAAATGATTCAACTCCTCATCCTAATCCTGTTGAAACTTCCCAAACTAACCAGCTTCCACCAGTTCCTAAATTCAGTGCGGGCGTTAAGGGAAAACAACCTGGACCACTGCCAACTGTATGGGATCACTTCATTAAACTCGAAAATGATGGCCTTATCGAGCCTAGATATGAATGCAATTACTGTGGGGAGGAATTCAGTGTGGATAATATCAAGCACGGAGATAGTATTTTATGGAATCATTTGACTGATGACTGTGAAAATAACCCGCATAGATCAGAGCACAAAAGGAAAGAGAACCCGAGTCTTGAAACTAGCCAAGTTCCAAGTTGTTCTGGTGAGAATTCTTTGGAAGGGTGGTTAAGTATAGCAGAATATATCAGAGCATGCAGTAAGATGATGATTATCGACGAGTTGCCTTTTAGCTTTGtagagagaaaatcggttcaaGTTTTTATGAAATTACTTCGTCCTGATTTTGATATCCCATCTCCAGTAACACTTGCTCGAGATGCATGCCAGCTTTATTTGGATCAGAAGAAGCAACTGAAAAGCTTGTTGATCGAAAATTCTCAGAGGGTCTGCCTTACTACCCAAACATGGACTTCTATGCAACAGACCAAGTACATGGCTCTGAAGGTCCATTTTATTGACAGCGAATGGGAGCTTCATAAGAAAATGTTGAACTTTTGTGAAGTACCTAATGATAATGAGGAGACAGTTGGAGAAGTCATTGCATCGTGTTTAGTTGATTGGGGTATAGAAAGAGTGTTGACAGTTTCTGTTGATAATGCGAATGATGCAGCTCTGAACTCTATGAAAATGAAGTTGAAAAATTTTACTGGGAATTTGTTAGATGGTGAATGTTTACACATGCGATGCTATACACATATTGTGAATTCGATTGTGCACGAGAGCTTGATAGATGTGCATGAATCAATTGATAGTATTCGCAATGCTGTGAAATA is drawn from Malus domestica chromosome 14, GDT2T_hap1 and contains these coding sequences:
- the LOC108175201 gene encoding zinc finger BED domain-containing protein RICESLEEPER 2-like isoform X2, translating into MYSISGVEMDDDSTPHPTSVETPRTNQPQPVPKFSAGVKGKQPGSLPNDSTPRPNSVETSRTNQLPPVPKFSAGVKGKQPGSLPNDSTPHPNPVETSQTNQLPPVPKFSAGVKGKQPGPLPTVWDHFIKLENDGLIEPRYECNYCGEEFSVDNIKHGDSILWNHLTDDCENNPHRSEHKRKENPSLETSQVPSCSGENSLEGWLSIAEYIRACSKMMIIDELPFSFVERKSVQVFMKLLRPDFDIPSPVTLARDACQLYLDQKKQLKSLLIENSQRVCLTTQTWTSMQQTKYMALKVHFIDSEWELHKKMLNFCEVPNDNEETVGEVIASCLVDWGIERVLTVSVDNANDAALNSMKMKLKNFTGNLLDGECLHMRCYTHIVNSIVHESLIDVHESIDSIRNAVKYVSSSPEGLLKFEACIKHEKIECKGLMVLDVPTRWNTTYLMLRDALKFQKAFEKLEEGDEDYGSHFLEDESGLKMIGPPTVDDWENVRAFVWFLKIFYDATLKFGASGVTSNICFDTLCSLRSKLTTLSQSQDSLLGKMATSIKTKYDKYWGSLDDNKLLIVSVVLDPRFKLDYVGFCFGEIYGDSMVEEMEKGVKELLFRLYEVYSASDSTPSCTEASNGDQCHYEWMNKFLEFKEKKGLLLRNEVDRYLSDSCENTADDTFDMLHWWKVNSTKYGMLSRIARDVFAIPVSTMASSESAFSTRWCVLNKYWSSYPPSFVQALMCSQDWLRSLPSSPVMVDDDEVLIEDAIFYKEIESEFYNGGLSDNEGLSDNLMSDNEGLSDYEDLFED
- the LOC108175201 gene encoding zinc finger BED domain-containing protein RICESLEEPER 2-like isoform X1, producing MYSISGLNLIHRVEMDDDSTPHPTSVETPRTNQPQPVPKFSAGVKGKQPGSLPNDSTPRPNSVETSRTNQLPPVPKFSAGVKGKQPGSLPNDSTPHPNPVETSQTNQLPPVPKFSAGVKGKQPGPLPTVWDHFIKLENDGLIEPRYECNYCGEEFSVDNIKHGDSILWNHLTDDCENNPHRSEHKRKENPSLETSQVPSCSGENSLEGWLSIAEYIRACSKMMIIDELPFSFVERKSVQVFMKLLRPDFDIPSPVTLARDACQLYLDQKKQLKSLLIENSQRVCLTTQTWTSMQQTKYMALKVHFIDSEWELHKKMLNFCEVPNDNEETVGEVIASCLVDWGIERVLTVSVDNANDAALNSMKMKLKNFTGNLLDGECLHMRCYTHIVNSIVHESLIDVHESIDSIRNAVKYVSSSPEGLLKFEACIKHEKIECKGLMVLDVPTRWNTTYLMLRDALKFQKAFEKLEEGDEDYGSHFLEDESGLKMIGPPTVDDWENVRAFVWFLKIFYDATLKFGASGVTSNICFDTLCSLRSKLTTLSQSQDSLLGKMATSIKTKYDKYWGSLDDNKLLIVSVVLDPRFKLDYVGFCFGEIYGDSMVEEMEKGVKELLFRLYEVYSASDSTPSCTEASNGDQCHYEWMNKFLEFKEKKGLLLRNEVDRYLSDSCENTADDTFDMLHWWKVNSTKYGMLSRIARDVFAIPVSTMASSESAFSTRWCVLNKYWSSYPPSFVQALMCSQDWLRSLPSSPVMVDDDEVLIEDAIFYKEIESEFYNGGLSDNEGLSDNLMSDNEGLSDYEDLFED
- the LOC108175201 gene encoding zinc finger BED domain-containing protein RICESLEEPER 2-like isoform X3, whose protein sequence is MDDDSTPHPTSVETPRTNQPQPVPKFSAGVKGKQPGSLPNDSTPRPNSVETSRTNQLPPVPKFSAGVKGKQPGSLPNDSTPHPNPVETSQTNQLPPVPKFSAGVKGKQPGPLPTVWDHFIKLENDGLIEPRYECNYCGEEFSVDNIKHGDSILWNHLTDDCENNPHRSEHKRKENPSLETSQVPSCSGENSLEGWLSIAEYIRACSKMMIIDELPFSFVERKSVQVFMKLLRPDFDIPSPVTLARDACQLYLDQKKQLKSLLIENSQRVCLTTQTWTSMQQTKYMALKVHFIDSEWELHKKMLNFCEVPNDNEETVGEVIASCLVDWGIERVLTVSVDNANDAALNSMKMKLKNFTGNLLDGECLHMRCYTHIVNSIVHESLIDVHESIDSIRNAVKYVSSSPEGLLKFEACIKHEKIECKGLMVLDVPTRWNTTYLMLRDALKFQKAFEKLEEGDEDYGSHFLEDESGLKMIGPPTVDDWENVRAFVWFLKIFYDATLKFGASGVTSNICFDTLCSLRSKLTTLSQSQDSLLGKMATSIKTKYDKYWGSLDDNKLLIVSVVLDPRFKLDYVGFCFGEIYGDSMVEEMEKGVKELLFRLYEVYSASDSTPSCTEASNGDQCHYEWMNKFLEFKEKKGLLLRNEVDRYLSDSCENTADDTFDMLHWWKVNSTKYGMLSRIARDVFAIPVSTMASSESAFSTRWCVLNKYWSSYPPSFVQALMCSQDWLRSLPSSPVMVDDDEVLIEDAIFYKEIESEFYNGGLSDNEGLSDNLMSDNEGLSDYEDLFED